The Phycisphaeraceae bacterium genome includes a window with the following:
- a CDS encoding MGMT family protein, translating to MSTTTLTLPNHTIHWLDHLPEPAEADLAWGIATTPLGRIRVTTADHIICAFDLLEDDRQTAPLPTHARHDDPVAQTILDQVLDDQPHTFTVAPEGTAFQKAVWHALLSIPHGSTATYADIARRLGRNPSAARAVGGAVGSNPIALLIPCHRVIGTSGQLTGFGWGLQRKETLLRAEGITLF from the coding sequence ATGTCGACCACCACCCTCACCCTCCCAAACCACACCATCCACTGGCTCGACCACCTCCCCGAGCCCGCCGAGGCTGACCTCGCCTGGGGCATTGCCACCACACCCCTGGGCCGCATCCGCGTCACTACCGCTGATCACATCATCTGTGCCTTCGACCTCCTCGAAGACGATCGCCAAACCGCCCCCCTGCCCACGCACGCCAGGCACGATGACCCCGTGGCCCAGACCATCCTCGATCAAGTCCTAGACGACCAGCCCCACACCTTCACCGTCGCCCCCGAAGGCACCGCCTTCCAAAAAGCCGTCTGGCACGCCCTCCTGAGCATCCCCCACGGCAGCACCGCCACCTACGCCGACATCGCCCGACGCCTCGGCCGCAACCCCTCCGCCGCCCGTGCCGTAGGCGGGGCCGTCGGCTCAAACCCCATCGCCCTCCTCATCCCCTGCCACCGCGTCATCGGAACCTCCGGCCAACTCACCGGCTTCGGCTGGGGCCTACAACGCAAAGAAACACTCCTCCGCGCCGAAGGCATCACGCTGTTCTAA
- the trpB gene encoding tryptophan synthase subunit beta codes for MTATNPILLRPDTNGYFGRFGGVYVPETLIHALRSLEQAYAEAKEDPAFKQLFEETLKNYVGRPTPLQFAPGLTRRAGGGQIWLKREDLAHTGAHKINNSLGQALLTLRMGKKRVIAETGAGQHGVATATACARLGLECDVYMGTEDIRRQRPNVLRMKLMGANVIPVESGSCTLKDATNAAMRDWMASSQSTHYIIGSVVGPHPFPMIVRDFQSVMGTEAREQCTKQIGRLPDVIVACVGGGSNAAGIFHPFIQDQNVKLIGVEAGGRSQQLGDHAAPLTFGQPGVLHGSLSYVLQDTDGQTSNVHSISAGLDYPGVGPEHSYWHDAGRVTYTACTDTAALDGFQAITRDEGILPALESAHAVAHALDLASTMPKDSIVLINVSGRGDKDLDEVVRLLGMETT; via the coding sequence ATGACCGCCACCAACCCCATCCTCCTCCGACCCGACACCAACGGCTACTTCGGCCGCTTCGGCGGGGTCTACGTCCCCGAAACCCTCATCCACGCCCTCCGATCACTCGAACAAGCCTACGCCGAAGCCAAAGAAGACCCCGCCTTCAAACAGCTCTTCGAAGAAACCCTCAAAAACTACGTCGGCCGACCAACACCCCTTCAGTTCGCGCCAGGTCTCACCAGACGCGCCGGCGGGGGGCAGATCTGGCTCAAGCGCGAAGACCTCGCCCACACCGGCGCCCACAAAATCAACAACTCACTCGGCCAGGCACTCCTCACCCTCCGCATGGGCAAGAAGCGCGTCATCGCCGAGACCGGTGCCGGCCAGCATGGCGTAGCCACCGCCACCGCCTGCGCCCGACTCGGACTCGAGTGCGACGTCTACATGGGCACCGAAGACATCCGACGCCAACGACCCAACGTCCTCCGCATGAAACTCATGGGAGCCAACGTCATCCCCGTCGAATCCGGATCCTGCACCCTCAAAGACGCCACCAACGCCGCCATGCGCGACTGGATGGCCTCCTCACAATCCACCCACTACATCATCGGCTCCGTCGTCGGACCCCACCCCTTCCCCATGATCGTCCGCGACTTCCAATCCGTCATGGGAACCGAAGCCCGCGAGCAATGCACCAAGCAGATCGGACGACTCCCCGATGTCATCGTCGCCTGCGTAGGCGGAGGCTCCAACGCCGCCGGAATCTTCCACCCCTTCATCCAGGATCAAAACGTCAAACTCATTGGCGTCGAAGCCGGCGGACGATCCCAACAACTCGGCGACCACGCCGCGCCCCTCACCTTCGGGCAACCCGGCGTCCTCCACGGCTCACTCTCTTACGTCCTGCAGGACACCGACGGACAGACCTCCAACGTCCACTCCATCTCCGCCGGTCTCGACTACCCAGGCGTCGGCCCCGAACATTCATACTGGCACGACGCTGGCCGTGTCACCTACACCGCCTGCACCGACACCGCCGCCCTCGACGGATTCCAGGCCATCACCCGCGACGAAGGCATCCTCCCAGCCCTCGAATCCGCCCACGCCGTCGCCCACGCCCTAGACCTCGCTTCCACCATGCCAAAAGACAGCATCGTCCTCATCAACGTCTCCGGCCGAGGCGACAAAGACCTCGACGAAGTCGTCCGACTCCTGGGCATGGAAACCACCTGA
- a CDS encoding M48 family metallopeptidase: MNESKRVMSGAWRSWVAGLRGAALSVLLVMGGLSGCSTNPATGQSQLNILSESREITLGEEASPQFLAEYGGALPDAQVLSYVRGLGRQLAAVSERPELPWSFEVVDSSVINAFALPGGKVFISRGLLAKMTNEAQLAGVLGHEIGHVTAQHIGQQMTRATGIQLGLVVAGVAASMSDEDLLAVLGVAGGEMAAGVYLLKFGRDQEHQADELGLRYMTRLGFDPMGQVQVMRILKDASGGGGSVEFLSTHPLPESRIERLEGMIRERYPDSGTSAYGFGEARFEQEVLSRLRALPAAKHPKQGADAGGAMPVVAWCGSCAESHRVGG; encoded by the coding sequence ATGAATGAGTCAAAAAGGGTTATGAGCGGTGCGTGGCGGTCCTGGGTGGCGGGCTTGAGGGGGGCTGCGCTATCGGTCCTGCTTGTGATGGGAGGGCTGTCGGGTTGTTCGACGAATCCGGCGACGGGTCAGTCGCAGCTCAATATTCTGAGTGAATCGAGGGAGATCACGCTGGGAGAGGAGGCGTCGCCTCAGTTTCTTGCGGAGTATGGGGGGGCATTGCCGGATGCTCAGGTGTTGTCGTATGTGCGGGGTCTTGGGCGTCAGCTGGCGGCGGTGAGTGAGCGGCCGGAACTGCCTTGGTCGTTTGAGGTGGTGGACTCGTCGGTGATCAATGCGTTTGCGCTTCCAGGTGGGAAGGTGTTTATCTCGCGGGGGTTGCTGGCGAAGATGACGAATGAGGCGCAGCTGGCGGGGGTTCTCGGGCATGAGATCGGGCATGTGACGGCGCAGCATATTGGTCAGCAGATGACGCGGGCGACTGGGATCCAGCTTGGTTTGGTGGTGGCGGGTGTGGCGGCGTCGATGTCAGATGAGGATCTGCTGGCGGTGCTTGGGGTCGCTGGGGGTGAGATGGCGGCGGGGGTGTATCTGTTGAAGTTCGGGCGGGATCAGGAGCATCAGGCGGATGAACTGGGGCTGCGGTATATGACGCGGCTGGGTTTTGATCCGATGGGGCAGGTGCAGGTGATGCGGATTCTTAAGGATGCGAGTGGGGGTGGGGGTTCGGTGGAGTTTTTATCGACCCATCCGCTTCCCGAGAGTCGGATCGAGCGGCTGGAGGGGATGATCCGTGAGCGTTACCCGGACTCGGGGACATCGGCTTATGGGTTTGGGGAGGCACGGTTTGAGCAGGAGGTGCTGAGTCGGTTGCGGGCGTTGCCGGCGGCGAAGCACCCGAAGCAGGGGGCTGACGCTGGGGGGGCGATGCCAGTGGTGGCGTGGTGTGGGTCGTGTGCAGAGTCGCATCGGGTGGGTGGTTGA
- the hpnH gene encoding adenosyl-hopene transferase HpnH, translated as MGVPISQMWTVASYVLGQKLRGKKRYPLVLMLEPLFRCNLSCAGCGKIQYPAHILKQNLPVEDCLKAADECGAPMVSIPGGEPLLHPEMEKIVEGLIARKKYIYLCTNAILLKEALEQGRFKPSKYLTFSVHMDGLEEHHDFAVCREGTYEKAYAGIKLAVEQGFRVTTNTTIFEGGDPNSLRGFFDAMMDLGVEGMMVSPGYAYPKAPDQKSFMAERQKTNEFFEMLLSNRKKRWVFNQSPLFLEFLMGKREYECTPWGNPTFNMFGWQKPCYLLQDGYVDSFEELMETTDWDNYGRASGNQACQQCMVHCGYEPSAVDHTFSSFGGMWGTVKAMVFNAYANPSAGKRLAAEAKKPHGPLVQLGIESAEEEREAATAGAA; from the coding sequence ATGGGCGTACCGATATCTCAGATGTGGACTGTGGCGAGTTACGTACTGGGGCAGAAGCTGCGGGGGAAGAAGCGTTATCCGCTGGTGCTGATGCTGGAGCCGTTGTTTCGGTGCAATCTGTCGTGTGCGGGGTGCGGGAAGATTCAGTATCCGGCGCATATTCTCAAGCAGAATCTGCCTGTTGAGGATTGTCTGAAGGCGGCGGACGAGTGCGGGGCACCGATGGTGTCGATTCCTGGTGGTGAGCCGTTGCTGCATCCTGAGATGGAGAAGATTGTCGAGGGGCTTATTGCGCGGAAGAAGTACATCTATCTGTGCACCAATGCGATTCTGTTGAAGGAGGCGTTGGAACAGGGGCGGTTTAAGCCGAGTAAGTATTTGACGTTCTCGGTGCACATGGACGGGCTGGAGGAGCATCACGACTTCGCGGTGTGCCGTGAGGGGACGTATGAGAAGGCTTATGCGGGGATCAAGCTGGCGGTGGAGCAGGGTTTCCGGGTCACGACGAACACGACGATTTTCGAGGGCGGGGACCCGAACAGCTTGCGGGGTTTCTTTGATGCGATGATGGACCTTGGTGTGGAGGGGATGATGGTGTCGCCTGGGTATGCGTACCCGAAGGCGCCGGATCAGAAGAGTTTTATGGCGGAGCGGCAGAAGACCAACGAGTTCTTCGAGATGCTGCTGAGCAATCGGAAGAAGCGGTGGGTATTTAATCAGTCGCCGTTGTTCCTTGAGTTTCTGATGGGCAAGCGAGAGTATGAGTGCACGCCCTGGGGGAACCCGACCTTTAATATGTTTGGCTGGCAGAAGCCGTGTTATCTGTTGCAGGACGGGTATGTCGACTCCTTTGAGGAGTTGATGGAGACAACGGACTGGGACAACTATGGCCGGGCGTCTGGGAATCAGGCGTGTCAGCAGTGCATGGTTCACTGCGGGTACGAGCCGTCGGCGGTGGATCACACGTTCTCGTCGTTTGGTGGGATGTGGGGGACGGTGAAGGCGATGGTGTTCAACGCCTACGCGAATCCTTCGGCGGGCAAGCGGTTGGCGGCGGAGGCGAAGAAGCCCCATGGTCCGTTGGTGCAGTTGGGGATCGAGTCGGCGGAGGAGGAGCGTGAGGCGGCGACGGCGGGTGCGGCGTAG
- a CDS encoding PGPGW domain-containing protein translates to MTTTHHPTRLSAQRQAQPDQPRAPRTPLAIRPIPKRWRTPKWVRRIVIGIIGTTILILGGILFILPLPLGWIILPLGLVTLATEFVWARHLLKKIRAQHRVLDASINTAEQHAKTLSHTLLGPDDDRTAEHTRRKSA, encoded by the coding sequence ATGACCACCACACACCACCCAACACGACTCAGTGCTCAGCGTCAGGCTCAGCCCGACCAACCTCGTGCCCCCCGCACACCACTCGCCATCCGCCCAATCCCCAAACGCTGGCGCACCCCCAAGTGGGTCCGTCGCATCGTCATCGGCATCATCGGCACCACCATCCTCATCCTCGGCGGGATCCTCTTCATCCTCCCCCTACCCCTCGGCTGGATCATCCTCCCCCTCGGACTCGTCACCCTCGCCACCGAGTTCGTCTGGGCACGACACCTGCTCAAGAAAATCCGCGCCCAACACCGCGTCCTCGACGCCTCCATCAACACCGCCGAACAACACGCCAAAACCCTTAGCCATACCCTCCTCGGCCCCGATGACGACCGCACCGCCGAGCACACCCGACGCAAGTCAGCCTGA
- a CDS encoding SpoIIE family protein phosphatase has product MPQTASKPPSSTLDAPQTTLALVSVAGPRVINHTLTPPGPVTLGRRAGNTLQLIEKDSVSREHAMLVTDTPRQPKNPDTTTFHPKAGGAGGGGSAGSAGGAGGEGGWFLVDRGSRHGTRLNGIKLKPDQRYPIEPDDLIEMAPWVFQVVNPALRGTDSRLSQTFDDTTHSSNGNITLVEPAAANKSTGQWMNLLLDCAESIHDADTELQLATSVLEAAIRGTGYTNAAILRPMTDDANVTVLAAHGSFTSQADGPSFSRSLIRRAAVEGLPTRLTRQQSDPDLAVSVFELGIDEALCVPLKLGPTVAGFLYLDNRHGTGRAAKLSTDATQFAVRLAQIAALALSNLMRLDLQKRYARVESDLAAAAEAQAFVLPQRTGSISGITYTGESRPGRVISGDFFDVIPLNEQRLAITLGDVAGKGVAASVLMTAAQGYIHAAFNHTHDPAKVVTALNTFLQARCADSRFITLWAAVIDIQQRTLTYVDAGHGYALLRRPEGELLTLADRGGPPIGIASSFDYPAATLELYPGGCLLIVSDGMVEQQAQPDDEGRAEEFGFPRIQSIINQLPPQTCPVQSLFTAIEQHAGRTQLADDATAVALQWA; this is encoded by the coding sequence ATGCCCCAGACCGCCTCCAAACCCCCCTCCTCCACCCTCGACGCCCCCCAGACCACCCTCGCCCTCGTCTCCGTCGCCGGGCCCCGCGTCATCAACCACACCCTCACACCCCCCGGCCCCGTAACCCTCGGCCGCCGAGCCGGCAACACCCTCCAACTCATCGAAAAAGACTCCGTCTCCCGCGAGCACGCCATGCTCGTCACCGACACCCCCCGACAACCCAAAAACCCCGACACCACCACCTTCCACCCCAAGGCGGGGGGAGCGGGGGGTGGGGGGAGTGCGGGGAGTGCGGGGGGGGCGGGGGGCGAGGGGGGGTGGTTTCTCGTCGATCGTGGATCCCGGCACGGCACCCGCCTCAACGGCATCAAACTCAAACCCGACCAACGCTACCCCATCGAACCCGATGACCTCATCGAAATGGCCCCCTGGGTCTTCCAGGTCGTCAACCCCGCCCTCCGCGGCACCGACAGCCGACTCTCCCAAACCTTCGACGACACCACCCACAGCAGCAACGGCAACATCACCCTCGTCGAACCCGCCGCCGCCAACAAATCCACCGGCCAGTGGATGAACCTCCTCCTCGACTGCGCCGAATCCATCCACGATGCCGACACCGAACTTCAACTCGCCACCAGCGTCCTCGAAGCCGCCATCCGCGGAACCGGCTACACCAACGCCGCCATCCTCCGACCCATGACCGATGACGCCAACGTCACCGTCCTCGCCGCCCACGGCTCCTTCACCAGTCAGGCCGACGGCCCCAGCTTCTCCCGCTCCCTCATCCGCCGCGCCGCCGTCGAAGGCCTCCCCACCCGACTCACTCGCCAGCAGTCCGACCCCGACCTCGCCGTCTCCGTCTTCGAACTCGGCATCGACGAAGCCCTCTGCGTCCCCCTCAAACTCGGACCCACCGTCGCCGGTTTCCTCTACCTCGACAACCGCCACGGCACCGGTCGCGCCGCAAAACTCTCCACCGACGCCACCCAGTTCGCCGTCCGACTCGCACAGATCGCCGCCCTCGCCCTCTCCAACCTCATGCGCCTCGACCTCCAGAAACGCTACGCCCGCGTCGAGTCCGACCTCGCCGCCGCCGCCGAAGCCCAGGCCTTCGTCCTCCCCCAACGAACCGGCTCCATCTCAGGCATCACCTACACCGGCGAAAGCCGCCCTGGCCGCGTCATCTCCGGCGACTTCTTCGACGTCATCCCGCTCAACGAACAACGACTCGCCATCACCCTGGGCGACGTCGCAGGCAAAGGCGTCGCCGCCTCCGTCCTCATGACCGCCGCCCAGGGATACATCCACGCCGCCTTCAACCACACCCACGACCCCGCCAAAGTCGTCACCGCCCTCAATACCTTCCTCCAGGCCCGCTGCGCCGACAGCCGATTCATCACCCTCTGGGCCGCCGTCATCGACATCCAACAACGAACCCTCACCTACGTCGACGCCGGACACGGCTACGCTCTCCTCCGCCGACCCGAAGGCGAGTTGCTCACCCTCGCCGACCGAGGCGGGCCACCCATCGGCATCGCCTCATCCTTCGATTACCCCGCCGCAACACTCGAACTCTACCCAGGCGGATGCCTCCTCATCGTCTCAGATGGCATGGTCGAACAACAAGCCCAACCCGATGACGAAGGCCGCGCCGAAGAGTTCGGCTTCCCACGAATCCAGTCCATCATCAACCAGCTCCCGCCCCAGACCTGCCCCGTACAGAGCCTCTTCACCGCCATCGAACAACACGCCGGCCGAACCCAACTCGCCGACGACGCCACCGCCGTCGCCCTCCAATGGGCTTGA
- a CDS encoding HAD hydrolase family protein translates to MTESAESSADHLALRVERLPCPVAALICDFDGVLTDNRVIVREDGLESVVCDRSDGLGLQMVRDSGVAVGVLSKERNPVVSARCKKLGVACIQGIDDKLPVLRKWAEEHGVKMEHLVYIGNDVNDVECLKAAGCGVAVADAYDVAMEASDFVLERSGGYGAVRELCDLILARNAQAS, encoded by the coding sequence ATGACTGAATCAGCTGAGAGTTCTGCGGATCATCTGGCGTTGCGGGTTGAGCGGCTGCCGTGTCCGGTGGCGGCGTTGATCTGTGATTTTGATGGGGTGCTGACCGACAACCGGGTGATCGTGCGGGAGGACGGGCTTGAGTCGGTGGTTTGTGATCGCAGTGACGGGTTGGGGTTGCAGATGGTGCGTGACTCGGGCGTGGCGGTGGGAGTGTTGTCGAAGGAGCGGAATCCGGTGGTGTCGGCGCGCTGCAAGAAGCTGGGGGTTGCGTGCATTCAGGGGATTGATGACAAGCTGCCGGTGCTGCGAAAGTGGGCGGAGGAGCACGGGGTCAAGATGGAGCACCTTGTTTACATCGGCAACGATGTGAATGATGTGGAATGCCTGAAGGCGGCGGGGTGCGGGGTGGCGGTGGCGGACGCTTATGACGTGGCGATGGAGGCCTCGGATTTTGTGCTCGAACGATCGGGTGGGTACGGGGCCGTGCGTGAGTTGTGTGATCTGATTCTGGCGCGGAATGCGCAGGCGAGTTAG
- a CDS encoding SMP-30/gluconolactonase/LRE family protein, with product MKAIPGVPVLRLGEGPVWWGGVLWFVDIVAGKLCRYEPETGGYEDRVVAELLGAAGPCDDGRWMLATERGLSLLDWGSGEVEVVSQVLADTAFRFNDGKADPAGRFWVGTMATGRDAGPGWLYRWEAGKGEPEAVLPGVTISNGLDWSADGKRMYYIDTPTRRVDVFDYDVASGSIRDRRTLVEIPEGKGSPDGMCLDAEGHAWVGFWGGRCVRRFDGQTGELLAEVAVPALNVTSCCFGGENYETLYVTTASVGMSEEERAELPEAGRVFSAEVGVGGRAGHVVRVG from the coding sequence ATGAAAGCAATCCCAGGAGTGCCGGTGTTGAGGCTTGGTGAGGGGCCGGTTTGGTGGGGGGGTGTGTTGTGGTTTGTGGATATTGTGGCGGGGAAGTTGTGTCGGTATGAGCCGGAGACGGGGGGGTATGAGGATCGGGTGGTGGCGGAGTTGCTGGGGGCGGCGGGGCCTTGTGATGATGGGCGGTGGATGCTGGCGACGGAGCGGGGGCTGAGTTTGCTGGATTGGGGGAGCGGTGAGGTGGAGGTGGTCTCGCAGGTGCTGGCGGATACGGCGTTTCGGTTTAATGACGGGAAGGCGGACCCGGCGGGGCGGTTCTGGGTGGGGACGATGGCGACGGGGCGGGATGCGGGGCCGGGGTGGTTGTATCGGTGGGAGGCGGGCAAGGGTGAGCCGGAGGCGGTGCTGCCTGGGGTGACGATCTCGAACGGGTTGGACTGGTCGGCGGATGGGAAGCGGATGTATTACATCGATACGCCAACGCGGCGGGTGGATGTGTTTGATTATGACGTGGCGAGCGGGTCGATTCGTGATCGGCGGACGCTGGTGGAGATTCCGGAGGGGAAGGGTTCGCCGGACGGGATGTGTCTGGATGCGGAGGGGCACGCGTGGGTGGGTTTCTGGGGTGGGCGGTGCGTGCGGCGGTTTGATGGTCAGACGGGTGAGTTGTTGGCGGAGGTTGCGGTGCCGGCGTTGAATGTGACGAGTTGTTGTTTCGGGGGTGAAAATTACGAGACGCTTTATGTGACGACGGCGTCGGTGGGGATGTCGGAGGAGGAGCGTGCTGAGCTGCCGGAGGCGGGGCGGGTGTTTTCGGCGGAGGTTGGGGTGGGGGGGCGGGCCGGGCATGTGGTGCGGGTGGGATAG
- a CDS encoding type II toxin-antitoxin system VapB family antitoxin, whose protein sequence is MRTTVNLDDALLEQAAKLTGVSNKTALVNKALEVLVARESARALARLGGSQPEMKEIPRRRSAS, encoded by the coding sequence ATGAGAACGACTGTCAATCTTGATGATGCGTTGCTGGAGCAGGCGGCGAAGCTGACGGGCGTCAGCAACAAGACGGCGCTGGTGAACAAGGCGCTGGAGGTGCTGGTGGCCCGGGAGAGCGCGCGGGCGCTGGCGCGGCTGGGCGGGAGTCAGCCGGAGATGAAGGAGATCCCGCGACGGCGATCGGCGTCGTGA
- a CDS encoding DUF2237 domain-containing protein, protein MAKNVLGTELAECSRDPLTGFYRDGCCRTGADDVGLHTVCARVTAAFLSFSKQAGNDLSTPRPEYSFPGLKAGDRWCVCVERWKEALEAGVAPPVVLEATHMSVLEFVEMDVLEEHAVGSGA, encoded by the coding sequence ATGGCAAAGAATGTGCTTGGGACGGAACTGGCTGAGTGTTCGCGGGACCCGTTGACGGGGTTTTACCGGGATGGGTGTTGTCGGACGGGTGCTGATGATGTGGGGTTGCACACGGTTTGTGCGCGGGTGACGGCGGCGTTTCTGTCGTTCTCGAAGCAGGCGGGGAATGATTTATCGACGCCACGGCCGGAGTATTCGTTTCCGGGGTTGAAGGCAGGGGATCGGTGGTGTGTTTGTGTGGAGCGTTGGAAGGAGGCGCTGGAGGCGGGTGTGGCTCCGCCAGTGGTGCTGGAGGCGACGCACATGTCGGTATTGGAGTTTGTGGAGATGGACGTGTTGGAGGAGCACGCTGTGGGGTCGGGGGCTTGA
- a CDS encoding PilZ domain-containing protein, protein MPDQDSNQDDRRLHPRWPMTKAVKVRCGLTGHYLAGESLDASWTGLRLRLANDASLKIGQPIDVTLPSESQQGLLRADAMVPATVARIDNTGAFGIRLGVPESALIAA, encoded by the coding sequence ATGCCAGATCAAGACAGCAACCAGGACGACCGCCGACTCCACCCCCGCTGGCCCATGACCAAAGCCGTCAAGGTCCGCTGCGGACTCACCGGACACTACCTCGCCGGCGAATCACTTGACGCCTCGTGGACCGGCCTCCGCCTCCGACTCGCCAATGATGCCTCCCTCAAAATCGGCCAGCCCATCGACGTCACCCTCCCCTCAGAATCACAACAAGGCCTCCTCCGTGCCGACGCCATGGTCCCCGCTACCGTCGCCCGCATCGACAACACCGGAGCCTTCGGCATCCGTCTCGGCGTCCCCGAATCAGCCCTCATCGCCGCCTGA
- a CDS encoding B12-binding domain-containing protein, translated as MPSQRHLGNERFFTHLISGDRREARSIIEQALTKVEDPVEVINTILWPCLEQLQKINREDQLTNLAYHYATRQLHQIINQLQPKLPTHASRNQRVLLICGDEIIEELAAQLAADLLEADGYEVFFAGGGIANDEIVEELAKLDIHKLIVFGCIPPTVPQTRLLIDRLHDIGACPNIQITVGGGVFNRADGLAEEIGADLWAIDPVELVEVINEEPERRMIPEQRTVGRRRRQQQQNKNAA; from the coding sequence ATGCCGAGCCAGCGACACCTGGGCAACGAGCGGTTCTTCACCCACCTGATCTCCGGCGACCGCCGCGAGGCACGCTCGATCATCGAGCAGGCACTCACCAAGGTCGAAGACCCTGTCGAAGTCATCAACACCATCCTCTGGCCATGCCTCGAGCAACTCCAGAAGATCAACCGCGAGGATCAACTCACCAACCTCGCCTACCACTACGCCACCAGACAACTCCACCAGATCATCAACCAGCTACAACCCAAACTCCCAACCCACGCCTCCCGAAACCAACGCGTCCTCCTGATCTGTGGCGACGAAATCATCGAAGAACTCGCCGCTCAACTCGCCGCCGACCTCCTCGAAGCCGACGGCTACGAAGTCTTCTTCGCAGGCGGCGGAATCGCCAACGACGAAATCGTCGAGGAACTCGCCAAGCTCGACATCCACAAACTCATCGTCTTCGGCTGCATCCCCCCCACCGTCCCCCAGACGCGACTCCTCATCGACCGCCTCCACGACATCGGCGCCTGCCCCAACATCCAGATCACCGTCGGCGGCGGAGTCTTCAACCGCGCCGATGGACTCGCTGAAGAAATCGGTGCCGACCTCTGGGCCATCGATCCCGTCGAACTCGTCGAAGTCATCAACGAAGAACCCGAACGACGCATGATCCCCGAACAACGCACCGTCGGACGCCGTCGACGACAGCAACAACAAAACAAGAACGCCGCCTGA
- a CDS encoding ubiquinone/menaquinone biosynthesis methyltransferase → MGKGGWEREALGDVHAASDKATRVRSMFAAIAPSYDLNNRLHSVGLDQWWRRRLVAMAGVKAGDEVLDVATGTGDVALAFARRGCRVVGVDFTAELLRIAQGKRVGKGFVEPVYVAGDATRLPMADGAFDVVSIAFGIRNVDRPEVALAEFYRVLRPGGRLVILEFSTPGFAPVRWVNSLYCDVIMPRTAAWIAGDRVNAYRYLPASVASFMSADEMKGAMRAAGFEGVADRGLTLGVARVYRGVKPCFAKAT, encoded by the coding sequence ATGGGTAAGGGTGGCTGGGAGCGTGAAGCGCTTGGCGATGTTCATGCAGCGTCGGATAAGGCGACGCGGGTGCGATCGATGTTTGCGGCGATCGCGCCGAGTTATGACCTGAATAACCGGCTGCACTCGGTGGGTCTGGATCAGTGGTGGCGGAGGCGGCTGGTTGCGATGGCGGGGGTGAAGGCGGGGGATGAGGTGCTGGATGTGGCGACGGGGACGGGGGATGTGGCGTTGGCGTTTGCGCGGCGGGGGTGTCGTGTGGTGGGTGTGGATTTCACGGCTGAGTTGTTGCGGATCGCGCAGGGCAAGCGTGTGGGTAAGGGGTTTGTTGAGCCGGTGTATGTGGCGGGGGATGCGACGCGGCTGCCGATGGCGGATGGGGCGTTTGATGTGGTGAGTATTGCTTTTGGGATTCGGAATGTGGATCGTCCGGAGGTGGCGTTGGCTGAGTTTTATCGGGTGCTGCGGCCGGGCGGGCGGTTGGTGATTCTGGAGTTTTCGACGCCTGGGTTTGCGCCGGTACGTTGGGTGAACTCGCTTTATTGCGATGTGATCATGCCGAGGACGGCGGCGTGGATCGCGGGGGATCGGGTGAATGCGTACCGGTATCTGCCGGCGAGTGTGGCGAGTTTCATGAGTGCGGATGAGATGAAGGGTGCGATGAGGGCGGCGGGTTTTGAGGGGGTGGCGGATCGTGGGTTGACGTTGGGGGTGGCGCGGGTTTATCGGGGGGTGAAGCCCTGCTTCGCCAAGGCTACGTAG
- a CDS encoding PIN domain-containing protein, which produces MILADTSVWVEHFRATDRRLFRLLDEQGIVLHEMVIGELACGGLPERARTIGRLKRMPRVRTCGAESCLDLIEVEGLVSRGIGWVDVHLLASCLRDGVRLWTRDRRLHEVARGLGLG; this is translated from the coding sequence GTGATCCTGGCAGACACGTCGGTGTGGGTGGAGCACTTTCGGGCGACGGATCGGCGGCTGTTTCGGCTGTTGGACGAGCAGGGGATCGTGCTGCACGAGATGGTGATCGGTGAGTTGGCGTGCGGCGGGCTACCGGAGCGGGCGCGGACGATCGGTCGGCTCAAGCGGATGCCACGGGTGCGGACTTGCGGTGCTGAGTCGTGTCTGGATCTGATCGAAGTGGAGGGTCTCGTGAGCCGAGGGATCGGGTGGGTGGACGTGCATCTGCTGGCGAGTTGTCTGCGGGATGGGGTGCGGCTGTGGACGCGTGACCGGAGGCTGCATGAGGTCGCCCGGGGACTTGGGCTAGGATAA